One Candidatus Babeliales bacterium DNA window includes the following coding sequences:
- a CDS encoding dual specificity protein phosphatase family protein, with protein MNKKQRQYVLCFLLLFFINNHAFTAATNPLDNLKGGLTALKAKLGQLGQALTDLREKQELEKNLKEAARKAKEQALWGQYNTGFTKAQEFVKSKKPLRQYVKDLKAQEQQEESLTGKIWGAFKGMFWESDEEEEKNPDAAAFIAYDTAPFRDIDKELSQLIASLIAAIAPHDKEALRVFAEVQGYGYKTGNLQELEKISRALSILTNLIADKTGSYELKIRVPEFKGISSDSIKAFLLKNGFDIKTRWADFIARFDKAAQDQFKRDQNFSKTFLDNLKVLENDVMAIFNTAATEPDVVSGIFDFDAQFEVGINETLEKIKRFKSSLMVRSTGKEDTDKLANAGGNESVANVAPQLSEILLAMGVVVGSYFSEKSFMQRLIGGDPELFDEPFTPVLIQRMVGERIRGIRSKNVRSAFNKPGPNLFEKWDTFKTTSKNSLDAFFNTQESDLDGMLKAAQKGGWQVKVSLTNGTNFQNVAPTPEAIVLAVRVLTAASVANPNNYVAVQIEPVLPDNKMIERRLPACGVMFTEEPGGGIAKKDLLNEHWDYSVKARSTGIVAIDAAYGHNEGVVNSLVGVDTYYLSDFDKMYAIVRPKPFRKFPSLNQDSKLEDRDNPPDLAMSPVLTSYEGLMLKLLANVLEEYYLKPMDVEFVIDRNDSTLYLVQARPITHNPNQGEPSYIANPAALTGEVFKGETIIPADGAVRLIDGNQIIVKSTMGEAFDTYMHSKTKERVACVVVGQHAPPTSHEGTQFRTAVKPVIFMTGINKLIDAISEPGAKFLVDPQQGLVVQWDSKQTLQDLKNTNDILEGWKNYPISPLLSSIAPADFDATKVDDLLKELELELKEGVSAAELQAFLAPFKSTKNQAALAPQIMTMLDTVAQGADEKNLRISFLVLLMVIKQRMEFYVKSITLDQDLTNKIALFKYTLAKVGHHILQTRNFVKGTDDYIKRLFAVRFLEALLFQQPEADQVLNAFSLANFVLRTLKPEAIAIQRLKEKGLVEPEIKQEGKVIQYAKIADEALNQVVSDKWIQFVAKVGDVGGKQHKKDFGEAVATLGKLGLLTVWLHTDFFEPAKEKDLTQALPVQQVLISLVTAFNNDKALLNTVNEKIARVKFLKPEIFAQRKKFDKQWLLLTGIVTELIDPAFVQSYKNAGDIGKVAVLSLLDLFIDTFDQSIKAVKASSEYEVVTSAANPKLNTRDNKLFTFKTMLDEYLRLLTGISPYQELGGHYGTAFDTGVTVKLAAATTSLSGAAKLYDAAQLDNSNNFNVALVVIGNKAGGSLQAVNTFEDIFTFIHQSLINVTSFFLGKTSVVALASKDAPALPQLLKDLLAEIDSIKKVGFGTHGNHATLMGLSFSKGTLGYKYNYPLRSHSATLFLEYNKKTDTARFGCRTSGENEWGRFYKIGDYAQAVAWALDLKQVEVTPEKKAVTFWWTVTKEDIARFKLAPYLPTINILAKAMRQANDGPTGHNGLSYATDGSDSMITKENTTYTFIVDNLLKTLALKESFAKKIIEKSLSEKSYPHMYLDRVLEYIPAGTAGDKYWKGTLAIMDKLLSKTSYAANADIFFFRGNRSPAYPHDVPADEYYGISEENIYQTLARRENDHHARQMDNLRGIGSFKHAIAQQIFNTIVTKTYYSKFSADIWTDFVNLIKKRPDFFASLKSVNSSGGLGGSPYSTVANTNLQTFLQQAQQPGRAGAAQVKEAAQAVVVYDQLMNLNAAGSSVASFVGPAGAKLAGTDTEIQNSKKKFFDENMELVLSGQNGVQVFKAFYPLATSVNEVTKDKLWDEFNAQIYGNQLVLKNVIELLEFCDAVNLQARLKELLEGNNFSWIDDSPHRVGGMALPYSFAYIKALQFEGVKNLVSLTNETQLPQEWFTSALGVPGWSTLRNVRIPIQDFAPPTLAQIKQFITLASVEANQPLVVHCAGGYGRTGTMLACWLVKSKNITAQEAIDEVRLKRPHSIETEEQENSIKAYKVDLDTPPPPSPWTYYNSGASAPGDLYPTKPALLADLSSHFADNNAPGATPEQRQNLQRVFDSVPVLLDSPDEVFARLQTSGSLRRLSLILVHILLQAGYKNDVFLQNYAVQYTSVSSANNGDNYSYLAQKNYDLLVKNIQNKIYTQAQAQLLENARKPFINQTLKGGQLKNVLDSSYHGLI; from the coding sequence ATGAATAAAAAACAGAGACAGTACGTGCTGTGTTTTCTCTTGCTATTTTTTATTAATAATCATGCATTTACAGCTGCCACAAACCCACTAGACAACTTGAAGGGTGGACTTACCGCCTTAAAAGCAAAACTTGGTCAGTTGGGACAAGCGTTAACTGATTTGAGAGAAAAGCAGGAATTGGAGAAAAATTTAAAAGAAGCAGCAAGAAAAGCCAAAGAGCAGGCGTTGTGGGGTCAGTACAATACCGGTTTTACCAAGGCCCAAGAATTTGTTAAAAGCAAAAAGCCGCTGAGACAATATGTAAAGGATTTAAAAGCGCAAGAGCAGCAAGAAGAATCTTTAACAGGGAAGATCTGGGGTGCTTTCAAGGGCATGTTTTGGGAATCAGATGAAGAAGAAGAAAAGAACCCAGACGCTGCTGCTTTTATTGCGTATGATACAGCACCGTTTAGAGATATCGACAAAGAACTTTCGCAATTGATTGCCAGCTTGATTGCTGCTATTGCCCCTCACGACAAAGAAGCATTGCGAGTTTTTGCTGAAGTTCAGGGCTATGGTTACAAAACAGGAAATCTGCAAGAGCTTGAAAAGATATCTCGAGCATTAAGCATTTTGACTAACTTGATTGCCGACAAAACAGGTTCTTATGAGTTAAAAATACGTGTGCCAGAGTTTAAGGGTATTTCGTCAGATTCTATAAAAGCATTTTTGCTAAAAAATGGATTTGATATAAAAACTCGTTGGGCGGATTTTATAGCGCGTTTTGACAAGGCTGCGCAAGATCAATTTAAGCGCGATCAAAATTTTTCAAAAACGTTTTTGGATAATTTAAAGGTCTTAGAAAATGATGTTATGGCCATTTTTAATACAGCTGCAACAGAGCCTGACGTTGTTTCTGGTATCTTTGATTTTGATGCTCAATTTGAAGTTGGCATTAATGAAACACTTGAAAAAATAAAACGTTTCAAAAGTTCATTAATGGTTCGTAGTACCGGGAAAGAAGATACCGACAAGCTTGCAAACGCCGGGGGTAATGAAAGTGTTGCAAACGTTGCGCCGCAGCTGTCAGAAATTTTGCTGGCAATGGGTGTGGTAGTTGGTTCATATTTTAGTGAAAAATCCTTTATGCAACGTTTGATTGGTGGTGATCCTGAGTTATTTGATGAGCCATTTACGCCAGTGCTTATTCAAAGAATGGTGGGAGAGCGTATTCGTGGTATTCGTTCAAAAAATGTGCGTTCAGCGTTCAATAAACCTGGTCCTAACTTGTTTGAAAAATGGGATACCTTTAAAACTACAAGCAAAAATTCATTGGATGCATTTTTTAACACACAAGAGTCTGATCTTGATGGTATGTTAAAAGCAGCTCAAAAAGGAGGATGGCAGGTTAAGGTATCGCTTACTAATGGTACAAACTTTCAAAATGTTGCGCCTACACCAGAAGCTATAGTCCTCGCCGTGCGTGTTCTAACAGCTGCATCTGTTGCAAACCCAAACAATTATGTTGCTGTGCAAATAGAGCCAGTTTTGCCTGACAACAAAATGATAGAAAGAAGATTACCAGCATGTGGTGTTATGTTTACCGAAGAGCCGGGCGGGGGGATTGCAAAAAAAGATCTCTTGAATGAGCATTGGGATTATTCTGTCAAGGCTCGTTCAACTGGCATTGTGGCTATTGATGCCGCGTATGGGCACAATGAAGGGGTGGTCAACAGTCTTGTTGGTGTTGATACCTACTATCTGAGCGATTTTGACAAAATGTATGCAATTGTGCGACCAAAGCCATTTAGGAAATTTCCTTCTCTTAACCAAGATTCTAAACTTGAAGATCGCGATAATCCGCCAGATCTTGCCATGAGCCCAGTACTGACATCGTACGAAGGACTTATGCTCAAGCTGTTGGCAAATGTTCTTGAAGAATATTACCTCAAGCCAATGGACGTTGAATTTGTTATTGATAGAAATGATTCAACATTGTACTTGGTGCAAGCTCGTCCAATTACGCATAATCCAAATCAGGGAGAGCCGTCATACATTGCCAACCCTGCAGCGTTAACGGGAGAAGTTTTTAAGGGAGAAACAATTATTCCAGCCGATGGTGCTGTTCGACTGATTGATGGCAACCAAATAATTGTTAAAAGTACTATGGGTGAGGCTTTTGATACGTACATGCATAGCAAGACAAAAGAACGTGTAGCTTGCGTTGTGGTGGGGCAGCATGCGCCACCAACATCGCATGAGGGAACACAATTTCGTACAGCAGTAAAGCCGGTTATTTTTATGACCGGTATTAATAAACTTATCGATGCGATCAGTGAGCCTGGTGCAAAGTTTTTAGTCGACCCACAACAGGGGCTGGTGGTTCAGTGGGATTCAAAGCAAACGTTGCAAGATTTAAAAAATACCAATGATATTCTTGAAGGTTGGAAAAATTATCCAATATCGCCGTTGCTTTCTAGCATTGCACCGGCAGATTTTGATGCTACAAAGGTTGATGATTTACTTAAAGAATTAGAGTTAGAACTTAAAGAAGGAGTGAGCGCAGCGGAACTTCAAGCTTTCCTTGCCCCATTTAAATCGACTAAAAACCAAGCAGCATTGGCTCCGCAAATTATGACTATGCTTGACACTGTGGCACAAGGTGCCGATGAAAAGAATCTACGGATAAGCTTTTTGGTTCTTTTGATGGTTATTAAACAGCGTATGGAATTTTATGTAAAATCAATAACGCTAGATCAAGATTTAACTAACAAAATAGCTTTGTTTAAATATACCTTGGCTAAGGTTGGACATCATATTTTGCAAACACGTAATTTTGTAAAAGGGACAGACGATTATATTAAACGATTATTTGCGGTACGTTTCTTAGAAGCATTATTGTTTCAGCAGCCAGAGGCGGATCAGGTACTTAATGCATTCTCACTTGCCAATTTTGTTTTGCGTACTTTAAAACCTGAAGCGATTGCTATTCAAAGACTCAAAGAGAAAGGGCTTGTTGAGCCTGAAATCAAACAAGAAGGTAAAGTTATTCAGTATGCAAAAATAGCAGACGAAGCACTTAATCAAGTAGTGAGTGACAAGTGGATTCAGTTTGTTGCCAAGGTGGGTGATGTTGGTGGCAAGCAGCACAAAAAAGATTTTGGTGAAGCGGTAGCAACCTTGGGTAAGCTTGGGTTGCTTACCGTTTGGCTGCACACTGATTTTTTTGAACCGGCAAAGGAAAAAGATTTAACACAAGCCCTACCAGTTCAGCAAGTTCTGATCTCTCTTGTAACGGCATTCAATAACGATAAAGCTCTGTTGAATACGGTAAATGAGAAAATTGCGCGTGTTAAATTTTTAAAGCCTGAAATATTTGCTCAGCGTAAAAAGTTTGATAAGCAATGGTTGCTGCTTACTGGTATTGTTACTGAGCTTATTGACCCTGCGTTTGTACAATCATACAAAAATGCTGGCGATATAGGTAAAGTGGCGGTGTTGTCACTGTTAGATTTATTTATTGATACGTTCGATCAGTCAATAAAGGCAGTTAAAGCAAGTAGTGAGTATGAAGTGGTTACTAGTGCTGCAAATCCTAAACTTAACACGCGCGACAACAAACTTTTCACCTTTAAAACAATGCTAGATGAATATTTACGCCTGCTTACCGGCATTAGTCCGTATCAAGAACTTGGTGGGCATTACGGTACCGCTTTTGATACTGGCGTGACTGTTAAGTTAGCAGCCGCAACAACAAGCTTATCTGGAGCAGCCAAGCTTTACGATGCTGCTCAACTTGATAACTCTAACAATTTTAACGTAGCGCTTGTTGTGATTGGTAATAAAGCAGGAGGTTCTCTTCAAGCTGTCAACACGTTTGAAGATATTTTTACCTTTATTCATCAAAGTTTGATTAATGTAACAAGTTTCTTTTTGGGTAAGACTTCTGTTGTGGCGCTGGCAAGTAAAGATGCTCCAGCGTTGCCGCAGTTGCTCAAAGACTTGCTTGCAGAAATTGATAGCATTAAGAAAGTAGGTTTTGGTACGCATGGTAATCATGCAACGTTGATGGGGCTTTCGTTTAGTAAAGGTACTCTTGGTTATAAGTATAATTATCCGTTGAGGTCTCATAGCGCAACTCTGTTTCTTGAATACAACAAAAAAACTGACACGGCTCGCTTTGGTTGCAGAACGAGTGGCGAAAACGAGTGGGGTCGTTTCTATAAAATTGGTGACTATGCTCAAGCGGTTGCATGGGCATTAGATCTTAAACAAGTTGAAGTTACGCCAGAAAAGAAGGCGGTTACTTTTTGGTGGACGGTGACCAAAGAAGATATTGCGCGATTCAAGCTTGCTCCATATCTCCCTACAATAAATATTTTGGCAAAGGCTATGCGTCAAGCCAATGATGGTCCAACTGGCCACAACGGACTTTCATATGCTACTGATGGCAGTGACTCCATGATAACAAAAGAAAACACAACGTATACTTTTATTGTTGATAATTTGTTAAAAACACTTGCTTTAAAAGAGAGCTTTGCAAAGAAAATAATTGAAAAATCATTATCTGAAAAAAGCTACCCGCATATGTACCTTGACCGTGTACTTGAGTATATTCCAGCAGGAACCGCTGGCGATAAATATTGGAAGGGTACTCTAGCGATTATGGATAAATTGCTGAGTAAGACGTCTTATGCTGCTAATGCCGATATCTTTTTCTTTAGAGGCAATAGAAGTCCTGCCTATCCTCATGACGTTCCAGCTGATGAATATTATGGAATATCTGAAGAAAATATTTATCAAACGTTAGCGCGGCGTGAAAATGATCATCATGCCAGACAAATGGATAATCTTCGAGGTATTGGATCATTTAAACATGCAATAGCACAGCAGATATTTAATACGATTGTTACAAAAACTTATTATTCTAAATTTTCTGCAGATATTTGGACAGACTTTGTTAACTTAATTAAGAAGCGTCCTGATTTCTTTGCGAGCCTTAAGTCGGTGAATAGTTCTGGTGGCTTGGGAGGTTCTCCCTATTCCACAGTTGCAAATACTAATCTGCAAACATTTCTGCAACAAGCGCAGCAGCCGGGGCGAGCAGGAGCAGCACAAGTTAAAGAAGCAGCGCAAGCAGTTGTGGTCTATGATCAGCTCATGAATCTTAACGCTGCGGGTTCATCAGTAGCCTCATTTGTTGGGCCTGCGGGTGCGAAATTGGCCGGGACTGATACCGAGATTCAAAACTCTAAGAAAAAGTTCTTTGATGAAAACATGGAGCTTGTTTTGTCTGGTCAAAATGGGGTACAAGTTTTCAAGGCTTTTTACCCTTTGGCAACAAGTGTTAATGAAGTAACAAAAGATAAGCTTTGGGACGAATTTAATGCACAAATTTATGGCAATCAGCTTGTTTTAAAAAATGTGATTGAACTATTAGAGTTTTGTGATGCAGTGAACTTGCAAGCGCGATTAAAAGAGCTTCTTGAAGGGAATAATTTTTCTTGGATTGACGATAGTCCTCACCGGGTAGGTGGCATGGCTTTACCTTATTCTTTTGCGTACATTAAAGCATTACAATTTGAAGGTGTTAAGAATCTGGTTTCGTTGACAAATGAGACGCAATTGCCACAGGAATGGTTTACCAGTGCTTTGGGTGTGCCAGGCTGGAGTACGCTGCGCAACGTAAGAATCCCAATTCAAGACTTTGCGCCGCCAACGCTTGCACAAATTAAACAATTTATAACTCTGGCAAGTGTTGAAGCCAATCAGCCGCTTGTTGTTCATTGTGCTGGTGGCTATGGACGGACGGGGACTATGCTTGCTTGTTGGCTTGTTAAATCAAAAAATATAACGGCCCAAGAAGCGATTGATGAAGTGAGGCTCAAGCGTCCACACTCAATAGAAACGGAAGAGCAAGAAAATAGTATCAAAGCATACAAAGTAGATCTTGATACGCCGCCACCACCAAGCCCATGGACGTATTATAATTCTGGTGCGTCTGCACCTGGTGATTTATATCCCACGAAACCAGCTTTATTGGCTGACCTTTCTAGCCATTTTGCCGACAACAATGCTCCTGGAGCAACGCCAGAACAGCGGCAAAATCTTCAAAGGGTTTTTGATTCGGTGCCGGTTTTACTTGATAGTCCGGACGAAGTTTTTGCTCGACTACAAACTAGTGGTAGTTTGCGCCGTTTAAGTCTTATCTTGGTACATATTTTGTTGCAAGCTGGCTATAAAAATGATGTTTTTTTACAAAATTATGCTGTTCAGTACACATCGGTTTCTAGTGCAAACAATGGGGATAATTATTCTTATCTTGCTCAAAAGAACTATGATCTTTTAGTTAAAAATATACAAAACAAGATTTATACTCAGGCACAGGCCCAGTTGCTTGAAAATGCAAGAAAGCCATTTATAAATCAAACTTTAAAAGGCGGGCAGCTGAAGAATGTGTTAGATAGTTCTTATCATGGCTTAATTTAG
- a CDS encoding dual specificity protein phosphatase family protein — MKRTLFLLMLSVAVMNIAHNLSSSISPQYFSWICEKTNNKMAGMAQPACKEHIAYLHEHNVGLIVTLTKNPLPPQYFIEHPGIKTLHLPIYNLHVPTIAQAEEFLREAKAVQQQDKGVVVHCKHGMGRTGTLLACWLIANEGIDADSAIRKVRELRNPSISTFEQEQFVRTFYKSRLAK, encoded by the coding sequence ATGAAAAGAACACTGTTTTTATTAATGCTGAGCGTTGCTGTTATGAACATTGCCCATAATTTGTCATCTTCAATTAGCCCACAGTATTTTTCTTGGATCTGTGAAAAAACCAACAATAAAATGGCCGGTATGGCACAACCCGCGTGCAAAGAGCACATTGCCTACCTGCACGAGCACAATGTTGGGTTGATTGTTACGCTGACCAAAAACCCCTTGCCACCACAATATTTTATTGAGCATCCTGGTATCAAAACCCTGCATCTGCCCATTTACAATCTGCACGTGCCAACTATTGCACAAGCTGAAGAGTTTTTGCGTGAAGCTAAAGCGGTTCAACAGCAAGACAAAGGCGTTGTTGTGCATTGCAAACACGGCATGGGCCGCACGGGCACGTTGCTTGCCTGTTGGTTAATTGCCAACGAAGGCATTGATGCCGACTCGGCAATCCGTAAAGTTCGTGAGCTGCGCAATCCGTCGATTAGTACGTTTGAACAAGAGCAATTTGTGCGCACGTTTTACAAGTCGCGCCTGGCTAAATAG
- a CDS encoding type II toxin-antitoxin system HicA family toxin, which produces MNKKHKKTLELIFKSPPQPNVRWSDIESLLRNLGAEISEGNGSRVRIILNDVKAVFHRPHPKPETDRGALVSMKRFLQNAGISL; this is translated from the coding sequence GTGAATAAAAAGCATAAAAAAACTTTAGAGCTCATTTTTAAGTCGCCACCGCAGCCTAACGTGCGATGGAGCGATATTGAATCTCTCCTCAGAAATTTAGGAGCTGAAATAAGTGAGGGCAATGGGTCACGGGTGCGTATCATACTCAATGATGTTAAAGCAGTATTTCACCGACCACATCCAAAGCCCGAAACAGACAGAGGCGCCTTGGTATCAATGAAAAGGTTCTTACAAAACGCGGGGATTAGTTTATGA
- a CDS encoding OmpA family protein, translated as MKKLTLLGLALVVLVSGCGKKKDAEHCDAGRKFVHADTQGEIPVYTAENEELFDDASLTDFAFVNEDEENLVVSNQEVDNELANAADRNAEEDADLLVTNEAFEEDYEFQRVHFDFNQNEIKNDQKPVVATDCKLAKKAIESGKTVTVQGHTCQMGSAGYNLALSQRRAQAVKKEMVAQGLPKEKIKTIGLGYESPLVWTNETDRDKKIEALSANRRAEVVLEDEQDSHFA; from the coding sequence ATGAAAAAATTGACGCTTTTGGGCCTGGCTCTAGTAGTTCTTGTGTCCGGTTGTGGCAAAAAGAAAGATGCTGAACATTGCGATGCTGGCAGAAAATTTGTGCATGCTGACACACAAGGTGAGATTCCTGTGTACACAGCAGAAAACGAAGAATTGTTTGATGATGCATCATTGACTGACTTTGCTTTTGTAAATGAAGATGAAGAAAATCTTGTTGTATCAAATCAAGAAGTAGACAATGAGCTTGCAAACGCAGCAGACCGCAATGCTGAAGAAGATGCAGATTTGTTGGTTACCAACGAAGCCTTTGAAGAAGATTATGAATTCCAACGCGTGCATTTTGATTTCAACCAAAACGAAATCAAGAATGATCAAAAGCCAGTCGTAGCTACTGACTGTAAGTTGGCAAAAAAAGCAATTGAAAGCGGTAAGACCGTGACAGTACAAGGCCATACCTGCCAAATGGGTTCAGCTGGCTACAACCTTGCACTTTCACAACGTCGCGCTCAAGCAGTTAAGAAAGAAATGGTTGCACAAGGTCTTCCAAAAGAAAAAATTAAGACAATCGGTCTTGGTTATGAATCACCATTGGTTTGGACTAACGAAACTGATCGTGACAAGAAGATTGAAGCATTGTCTGCAAACAGACGTGCTGAAGTTGTTTTGGAAGATGAGCAAGATTCTCATTTTGCATAA
- a CDS encoding dual specificity protein phosphatase family protein, with the protein MKKQFFSLFAIFGLTGALHSAANSLPRNFSFVNTEENARLAGMARPTNVGNFYALQDQGIGLIVSLTESMLAGLTVPDDVAIEVLHLPIKDFHTPTVEQIETFVTKVDEVQAKNKGAVVHCTAGQGRTGTVLACWFVAKKAMKPQDAIALVRRLRPHSIETKAQEQFIERYYAEKFAPQEEQTNLVPTVEPQQMIVPQERPAGFVPAAVPFRSVVEQPEVPVTQESVSDDSDSREEVVAE; encoded by the coding sequence ATGAAAAAGCAGTTTTTCTCTTTGTTCGCTATTTTTGGCTTAACCGGTGCGTTGCACAGTGCTGCCAATTCTTTGCCGCGCAATTTTTCGTTTGTAAATACCGAGGAAAATGCGCGTCTTGCTGGCATGGCTCGTCCAACCAATGTTGGTAATTTTTATGCTTTGCAAGATCAGGGTATTGGACTTATTGTTTCATTAACCGAAAGTATGCTTGCAGGTCTTACTGTGCCAGACGATGTTGCTATTGAAGTTTTGCATCTGCCAATTAAAGATTTTCATACTCCAACAGTTGAACAAATAGAAACTTTCGTTACTAAAGTAGATGAAGTTCAAGCAAAAAATAAGGGAGCTGTGGTTCATTGTACTGCTGGCCAGGGCAGAACGGGCACCGTTTTGGCCTGTTGGTTTGTTGCAAAAAAAGCAATGAAACCGCAAGATGCTATTGCATTGGTTCGCAGACTGAGACCTCATTCAATTGAAACAAAAGCTCAAGAACAATTTATTGAGCGTTATTATGCTGAAAAATTTGCACCACAGGAAGAGCAAACAAATCTTGTGCCAACAGTTGAGCCCCAACAAATGATTGTTCCACAAGAACGCCCAGCTGGTTTTGTGCCAGCGGCGGTGCCGTTTCGATCTGTGGTAGAACAGCCAGAGGTTCCTGTTACTCAAGAAAGCGTGAGTGATGACAGTGATTCTCGGGAAGAAGTAGTAGCTGAATAA
- the gspE gene encoding type II secretion system ATPase GspE encodes MLRKKIGDILIDLGIVTKEQLDDCLKEQKSTGKLLGTILIERGFASKHDVARALGEQMQLPFIQLITEQMADLELLRKVPLKFLRQHMVIPIMFEGQKTLVTANPHDLQPLDDLSLLMAGDVRYAVSTDLVIMDAINKYYPLESSKEMMEELTEGEDEFGFSSIEDKDIMEMANEAPIVKLVNHVMFQAVKEGASDIHIEPYEKELRVRYRIDGNLYSRVIPPKRYQGAIVSRIKIMAHLNIAEKRIPQDGRIQIKVGDRAFDIRVSILPCNFGERVVMRLLDKGKGTKDLEKIGMAERDLKLMLRTIERPNGIILVSGPTGSGKTSTLYAILNRLNQPDVNIITVEDPVEYTVHGVNQVPVNEKTGLTFAVSLRSILRQDPDVVLIGEIRDRETAEIATQAALTGHLVLSTIHTNSAPATITRLIDMGVEPFLIASSLIMVISQRLVRTLCLECRQVYQPDAEAIRRLGITAAQAASITFYKPVGCDECLQTGYRGRCAVFEVMEVDDAIARLIIQRADANVVRDQALKAGMTLLGLDGVRLIQEGITTIDEVLAVAYVQESDEPGL; translated from the coding sequence ATGCTGAGAAAAAAAATTGGTGATATTCTTATCGATCTTGGAATTGTTACCAAAGAGCAGCTTGATGATTGTTTAAAAGAACAAAAATCGACCGGCAAATTGCTGGGTACTATTCTTATTGAGCGTGGCTTTGCTTCAAAGCATGACGTTGCTCGTGCGCTGGGCGAGCAGATGCAGCTTCCCTTCATCCAGCTGATTACCGAACAAATGGCCGACCTTGAGCTGTTGCGCAAAGTGCCACTCAAATTTTTGCGTCAGCACATGGTAATTCCTATCATGTTTGAAGGCCAAAAAACGTTGGTAACCGCCAACCCGCACGACTTGCAGCCGTTGGACGATCTTTCACTACTCATGGCCGGTGATGTGCGTTATGCCGTTTCTACCGATTTAGTTATTATGGACGCCATCAACAAATACTACCCGCTAGAAAGTAGTAAAGAAATGATGGAAGAGCTTACCGAAGGCGAAGATGAGTTCGGTTTTAGTTCCATTGAAGACAAAGATATTATGGAAATGGCCAACGAAGCGCCCATTGTAAAACTGGTCAACCACGTTATGTTTCAGGCGGTAAAAGAAGGTGCGTCAGATATTCACATTGAACCGTATGAAAAAGAGTTGCGTGTGCGTTACCGCATTGATGGTAATTTATATTCCCGCGTTATTCCGCCCAAGCGCTACCAGGGCGCTATTGTTTCGCGTATAAAAATTATGGCGCATCTCAACATTGCCGAAAAGCGGATACCGCAAGATGGGCGTATTCAAATTAAAGTGGGCGACCGTGCATTTGATATTCGTGTGTCCATTTTGCCTTGCAATTTTGGTGAGCGTGTGGTTATGCGTTTGCTCGACAAAGGTAAGGGCACTAAAGATTTAGAAAAAATTGGTATGGCAGAGCGAGATTTAAAGTTGATGCTGCGTACCATTGAACGCCCTAACGGCATTATTTTGGTGAGCGGTCCAACCGGTTCTGGTAAAACGTCTACGCTCTATGCCATTTTAAATCGCTTAAACCAGCCCGACGTTAACATTATTACCGTTGAAGATCCGGTGGAATATACCGTGCATGGTGTGAATCAAGTTCCGGTTAATGAAAAAACAGGGCTAACGTTTGCCGTTTCTTTACGATCTATTTTGCGACAAGACCCCGATGTGGTGCTGATTGGTGAAATTCGCGACCGTGAAACGGCAGAAATTGCAACACAAGCTGCCTTGACCGGTCATTTGGTGTTAAGCACCATTCACACCAACAGCGCACCGGCAACCATTACGCGGTTGATCGACATGGGCGTTGAGCCGTTTCTTATTGCTTCTTCATTAATTATGGTTATCTCACAACGCTTGGTACGTACCTTGTGTCTTGAGTGTCGCCAAGTTTACCAGCCCGATGCTGAAGCTATTCGCCGTCTTGGCATAACGGCTGCCCAAGCTGCCAGCATAACTTTTTATAAGCCTGTTGGTTGTGACGAGTGCCTACAAACGGGCTACCGTGGCCGTTGTGCGGTGTTTGAAGTTATGGAGGTTGACGATGCCATTGCCCGCCTGATTATTCAACGAGCCGATGCAAATGTGGTGCGTGACCAGGCGCTTAAAGCCGGCATGACGCTGTTGGGTCTGGATGGCGTACGGTTAATTCAAGAAGGCATAACTACCATCGATGAAGTGCTTGCAGTTGCCTACGTGCAAGAATCCGACGAGCCTGGACTGTAG
- a CDS encoding type II toxin-antitoxin system HicB family antitoxin: MNNLMHYKGYYGHVTFDNEAEIFHGEVIGLKDVITFQGKSVQELNKAFKDSVNDYLAWCQERNEKPEKTFSGNLRIRIPAELHAILTNEAASHGLSLNSYIIEKLQK, translated from the coding sequence ATGAATAATTTAATGCACTATAAAGGCTATTATGGCCACGTTACCTTTGATAATGAAGCAGAAATCTTTCATGGCGAAGTTATTGGACTGAAAGACGTTATCACCTTTCAAGGCAAAAGCGTTCAAGAGCTCAATAAAGCTTTTAAAGACTCTGTTAATGATTATCTTGCGTGGTGCCAAGAACGCAACGAAAAACCTGAGAAAACTTTTTCAGGCAATCTACGTATTCGCATTCCAGCAGAGCTTCATGCCATTCTAACCAATGAGGCTGCGTCTCACGGCCTCAGCCTCAATTCATACATTATCGAAAAGTTACAAAAATAA